CAAAAACACCTAACGGTTCGCGTCCCAACGCAAAATGTAGAGCCGATCCCAAAGCTCCTTTGGTTACTTCAAAAACGTAATTGAGATCCATGTTTTCAATAACATCGTCTGGAGTATGCGGATAAGGCGATTCATTTGCTTCGTATAAACCGGTAATTATTTCACCATTATTTTCAAATGGCACATAGTCTGATCCGTATGCGTTTGAAATTGTAGTTTGCAAACTTGAATAAAGCCCAAAGCAGTTAGCCATTTCTTGAGTGGCCTGCGCAGATGCAGCATTGTTTGAGTTAGGCGCACTTTCGTCGCGTTCGCAAACAATTGTATTGTTGTTCATACCGGCAACACCTCCTACTTCATCTATGTTTAAAACCAATTTTATATCTAGATTTTCTGGTATTACAGTGTTGTTTACATAGTACTCACTGCCAATTAAACCTTCTTCCTCGCCGCTAAAGTGAATAAATTTGATGGAGTATTCGGTATCTACGTTTTTTAGCAGTCTTGCCAATTCTAATAAAAGTACCGTGCCACTGCCATTATCATTGGCACCAGGGCCATTTAGGGTGTCGTAATGGCCGTCTAGTATTAAAAAGGTATTTGGGTAAACGCTCCCTGTTTTTGTAACAATTATATTTGATGTTACCTGGCCGTAAACGGTAAAGGGTTGCGTTTCAATGTC
This region of Aequorivita marisscotiae genomic DNA includes:
- a CDS encoding M28 family peptidase; the protein is MKFAFRLTFCLLVFSISVSKAQVFNSFYNEIAENVSAANLSNDLTTLVNFGVKEPGTNAIENAKDWIINRYQTLGYTDIETQPFTVYGQVTSNIIVTKTGSVYPNTFLILDGHYDTLNGPGANDNGSGTVLLLELARLLKNVDTEYSIKFIHFSGEEEGLIGSEYYVNNTVIPENLDIKLVLNIDEVGGVAGMNNNTIVCERDESAPNSNNAASAQATQEMANCFGLYSSLQTTISNAYGSDYVPFENNGEIITGLYEANESPYPHTPDDVIENMDLNYVFEVTKGALGSALHFALGREPLGVFENDFTKNIVIFPNPSKGQFTVSFSALPAEKIELTVFDVLGKMVYNNPLNNSTNYISISGLKRGIYFGIFQSENYRVVKKIVLE